A genomic region of Stigmatopora nigra isolate UIUO_SnigA chromosome 16, RoL_Snig_1.1, whole genome shotgun sequence contains the following coding sequences:
- the apodb gene encoding apolipoprotein Db, with translation MLAWSIILASLVSLTWAQTYRWGACPTPKLQPNFILAQYLGRWYEIAKLPTNFARGKCIEANYSLRKDGTIRVLNSQFYKEKTRFAEGTAIIPDPREPAQIGVSFSYFTPYSPYLILSTDYQEVAVVYSCTDILRIFHVEYAWILGRSRFLPDDTVRYAQDLLLAEGIDLSRMTATDQTGCKND, from the exons ATGTTGGCGTGGAGCATCATTTTGGCGTCGTTGGTGTCGCTAACCTGGGCGCAAACGTACCGGTGGGGGGCCTGCCCCACCCCAAAGTTGCAACCCAACTTCATCCTTGCTCAG tatttggGTCGCTGGTATGAAATCGCCAAGCTTCCTACCAACTTTGCAAGGGGAAAGTGCATCGAGGCTAACTACTCGCTTCGGAAGGATGGAACCATTCGGGTTCTCAACTCGCAGTTTTA TAAAGAGAAGACCCGGTTCGCAGAGGGGACCGCCATCATCCCCGACCCGAGAGAACCGGCCCAAATCGGAGTTAGCTTCTCCTACT TCACCCCATACAGCCCTTACCTGATCCTAAGCACGGACTACCAAGAAGTGGCGGTGGTCTACTCGTGCACGGACATACTGCGCATCTTCCACGTGGAGTACGCGTGGATCCTGGGCCGCTCACGCTTCCTGCCGGACGACACGGTGCGCTACGCTCAAGATTTGCTGCTGGCTGAAGGCATCGATCTTTCCCGTATGACCGCCACCGATCAGACGGGGTGCAAGAACGACTAA
- the tfr1b gene encoding transferrin receptor 1b, producing MDRVKSTVNNMIKSVQYRRFPLQRDDEPDRHVELKMADDEDHTEVAHGDDSPVYRPPPSGGSGNKRFVFLMVLGFVVVFTTGYFLGSVTLKKSEAAPAACAEQSAPVIDQTPALAKKDEDDDVAVVDDTARGIPNSWNEISQILDSKLTSQDFDARFKNFDVPARLAGSQGDVHLAKLIVNEFNALDLEKWTDVHYVQLQKKDDTRPNVVTFQGQEYKQEGYLAYSATGKVTGKLLFANYGLRDDLDAIRNMELKGSVMLMKVGKISLAEKVANAEARGASAVLIFSDLLDRNGGATSALYGHVHLGSGDPYTPGFPSFNHTQFPPTKSSGLPGILAQSITYSVAEILLGGSNARGGQNVTVEVNNVLVNTEIHNVFGVVRGFVDPDEYVVLGAQRDAWGNGFARAAVGTSVLMELAEAFHDMVEKDSFRPRRSIVFASWGAGDYGSVGATEFLEGYLTSIDRKLIAYINLDGLVMGRGGFIASSSPLLHTLLESTMKEVDSPLGRGSLYDMVEKSDWEDNVLKPMAIDDAAYPFMALAGIPSISFHFTNPELEEYTYYGTSMDNMDHLKYSTSQMLEATTALAAKLAGRMALRLIHNHLVSLDVSRYRKVLPEVINSLYRHVRGLIQNGQLKDVDPKWLSNAHGSFMRATSNLNKAIMNTDATQASGARFLNQKLMSIERNLLSPYVSPVDTPFRHILMGRGKHTLAALSENTDPQELHTQLAFATWTLKMCANAMINDIWQNDNQV from the exons ATGGACCGAGTCAAGTCTACGGTGAATAACATG ATAAAAAGCGTCCAATACCGCCGATTCCCGTTGCAACGCGACGACGAACCCGACCGCCATGTAGAGTTGAAAATGGCCGACGACGAAGATCATACGGAGGTCGCCCACGGCGACGACTCGCCCGTCTACCGGCCGCCGCCTTCGGGCGGCTCCGGGAACAAGCGCTTCGTCTTCCTAATGGTGTTGGGTTTCGTGGTCGTTTTCACCACCG GATACTTTCTCGGCAGCGTCACCTTGAAGAAATCGGAAGCCGCGCCCGCCGCTTGTGCCGAACAGTCGGCGCCAGTCATCGATCAGACGCCGGCTTTGGCCAAGAAAGATGAAGACGACGACGTCGCCGTGGTTGACGACACGGCACGCGGCATCCCCAACAGTTGGAATGAAATCAGCCAGATTCTCGACAGTAAACTCACCAGCCAGGATTTCGACGCAcgtttcaa GAACTTTGACGTTCCGGCACGCTTGGCGGGCAGCCAGGGCGACGTCCATCTTGCTAAGCTAATTGTCAACGAATTCAACGCGCTCGATTTGGAGAAATGGACGGACGTTCACTACGTCCAGCTACAGAAGAAAGACGA CACCCGCCCCAACGTCGTCACCTTCCAAGGTCAAGAGTACAAACAAGAAGGCTATCTGGCTTACAGCGCCACCGGAAAAGTCACG GGCAAGCTATTGTTCGCCAACTATGGTCTCCGTGACGATTTGGACGCCATCCGGAACATGGAGTTGAAAGGCAGCGTCATGCTGATGAAAGTGGGAAAAATCAGCTTGGCTGAAAAG GTGGCTAACGCCGAAGCCCGAGGCGCCTCGGCCGTCCTCATCTTCTCCGACCTTTTGGATCGCAATGGCGGCGCTACTTCGGCGCTTTACGGCCAC GTCCATCTTGGCTCTGGCGATCCATACACCCCAGGATTCCCCTCCTTTAACCACACCCAGTTCCCGCCCACCAAATCTTCCGGCCTCCCTGGAATCTTGGCTCAAAGCATCACCTACAGCGTGGCGGAAATCCTTCTGGG GGGGAGCAACGCCAGAGGCGGGCAGAACGTCACCGTGGAAGTCAACAACGTGCTGGTCAACACGGAGATCCACAATGTGTTCGGAGTCGTCCGAGGATTCGTCGATCCCG ATGAATACGTGGTGTTGGGAGCTCAAAGGGACGCCTGGGGGAACGGATTCGCCCGAGCTGCTGTCGGAACTTCGGTTCTTATGGAGCTGGCCGAGGCCTTTCACGACATGGTGGAGAAAG ATAGTTTTAGGCCCAGGAGAAGCATCGTTTTTGCTAGCTGGGGTGCCGGAGACTATGGAAGTGTTGGAGCCACTGAGTTTTTGGAG gggTACTTGACGTCCATTGACAGAAAACTCATCGCCTACATTAACCTTGATGGCTTGGTCATGG GTCGTGGTGGTTTTATTGCTTCATCCAGTCCGCTCCTTCATACCCTCCTGGAAAGCACCATGAAGGAG GTCGACAGTCCATTGGGTCGAGGCAGCTTGTACGACATGGTGGAAAAGAGCGACTGGGAGGACAATGT GTTGAAACCCATGGCTATTGATGACGCCGCCTACCCATTTATGGCCTTGGCCGGCATTCCTTCCATCTCTTTCCACTTCACCAATCCCGAG TTGGAGGAATACACTTACTATGGCACTTCCATGGACAACATGGACCACCTGAAATACAGCACCAGCCAAATGTTGGAAGCTACCACTGCACTAGCGGCTAAATTAGCCGGCCGCATGGCCCTCCGCTTAATCCACAACCACTTGGTCAGTCTGGACGTCAGCCGCTATCGCAAAGTCCTCCCCGAGGTCATCAACTCACTCTACCGGCACGTTCGAGGCCTCATCCAG AATGGGCAACTTAAGGACgttgacccaaaatggctgaGCAACGCACACGGCTCCTTCATGCGAGCCACGTCCAACTTGAACAAGGCCATCATGAACACTGACGCCACCCAAGCCAGCGGCGCCCGTTTCCTCAACCAAAAACTCATGAGT ATTGAACGCAACCTTCTCTCGCCCTACGTATCCCCGGTGGACACCCCCTTCCGTCACATCTTAATGGGCCGCGGCAAACACACTCTGGCGGCCCTTTCCGAGAACACGGACCCCCAAGAGCTCCACACCCAGCTAGCTTTCGCCACCTGGACCCTGAAGATGTGCGCCAACGCCATGATTAACGACATCTGGCAGAACGACAATCAAGTTTAG
- the tnk2a gene encoding activated CDC42 kinase 1, protein MGDSYVYRRLPYAREGDEAEDEDADDRARNSARPVMSNEEGTEWLLELLTDVQLQQYFLRVRDELNVTRLSHFDYVKNEDLEKIGMGRPGQRRLWEAVKRRRALYKRKSWMSKVFPVKRSDADQQPSPLASGGLPSAADSPASLTCLIRETELQLFERLGDGTFGVVRRGEWSAPSGRVLSVAVKCLKAGVLDSDGLDDFIREVNAMHSLSHQNLIRLYGVVLTQPMKMVTELAPLGSLLDRLRKRQGHILISSLCNYAVQVACGMAYLEQCRFLHRDLAARNVLLSTNETVKIGDFGLMRALPTHADHYVMEEGHKVPFPWCAPESLKTRTFSHASDTWMFGVTLWEMFTHGQEPWPGLNGSQILHKVDVEAERLCQPDDCPQDIYNVMLQCWSPKPEDRPTFVALRDFLTESTPTDMRALQDSTEDDKLHIQMNDVITIIDGRAEHYWWRGQNRRTLRSGQFPRHVVTAVTGLSADDISKPLKHSFIHTGHGDTDPHRSWGHADRIDSLYLGNPMKPPDVLGLEPSTSRPSKLPNRAKKQPPPRPPQPAVLFKKPYYDSVMEDYDDVDEDGASSSVRAGPKRPGFPPSLKLRPWEGGTYPDAGEVSLIDFTDDSFSSATTPSPLTESLPFDRDVIKDTPSILDWPLPQPAYDEVASELHDQSEDREVLTINKGAVQEVPTATLVRNESQSADLFQELQREVMVKLRVPAATGRSLPSSPLPLVPLPHRQIYLPPPTPSSERPELPPRCPAQHRLSSASQDLEDTPPRLPPRDRTLSQPSSRSSSPLATATLPVSPHRGAAFALDPLHSRVTTEGSQGSAHTPSPGRPALLERYGAVNMAAVKPMIQHPSRAKPNSSSNNNNNDDDSPTSESAISRAREAVRGVTSDECQAALRAHRGAVQQAIQYLKVEQLFRVGLSSRRECEALLSRCQWNLEEAASLMLDTHGPHCNRN, encoded by the exons ATGGGCGATAGCTACGTGTATCGGAGACTTCCTTACGCCAGAGAAGGCGACGAAGCTGAGGACGAGGACGCCGATGACAGGGCGAGGAATTCCGCCAGACCAGTG ATGTCAAACGAGGAGGGCACGGAATGGCTTCTGGAGCTTCTGACGGACGTTCAGTTGCAGCAGTACTTCCTGCGTGTCCGTGACGAGCTCAACGTCACACGCCTCTCGCACTTTGACTATGTCAAGAACGAAGACCTGGAGAAGATTGGCATGGGTCGCCCCG GTCAAAGAAGACTTTGGGAAGCCGTCAAGAGGAGGCGAGCGCTTTACAAACGCAAGTCCTGGATGAGCAAG GTGTTTCCCGTCAAGCGTAGCGACGCCGATCAACAGCCGTCGCCTCTGGCGTCCGGCGGCTTGCCCTCCGCCGCTGACTCCCCCGCTTCGCTCACCTGCCTCATCCGGGAGACGGAACTGCAGCTGTTTGAGCGCCTGGGTGACGGCACCTTTGGCGTTGTTCGCCGCGGCGAGTGGAGCGCCCCTAGTGGTCGAGTG TTGTCTGTGGCGGTCAAGTGCCTGAAGGCCGGCGTGCTGGACTCGGACGGTCTGGACGACTTCATCAGGGAGGTCAACGCCATGCACTCGCTTAGCCACCAGAACCTGATCCGACTTTATGGCGTGGTCCTGACGCAGCCCATGAAGATG GTGACGGAGTTGGCTCCTCTGGGTTCGCTTCTGGACCGGCTGAGGAAGCGTCAAGGTCACATCCTCATCTCTTCGCTCTGCAACTACGCCGTTCAG GTGGCGTGTGGAATGGCCTACCTGGAGCAGTGCCGCTTTCTCCACCGCGACTTGGCGGCGCGCAACGTGCTACTGTCCACCAACGAGACGGTAAAGATCGGCGACTTCGGCCTGATGAGGGCGTTACCCACGCATGCAGACCACTACGTCATGGAGGAGGGCCACAAAGTCCCATTTCCGTG GTGCGCTCCGGAGTCGTTGAAAACTCGCACTTTTTCACACGCGTCCGACACTTGGATGTTCGGGGTCACCTTGTGGGAGATGTTCACCCACGGGCAAGAGCCATGGCCAGGCCTCAATGGAAGTCAG ATCCTCCACAAGGTGGACGTGGAGGCAGAGCGTCTGTGCCAGCCGGACGACTGTCCTCAGGACATCTATAATGTCATGCTGCAATGTTGGAGCCCCAAACCTGAGGACCGGCCCACCTTTGTGGCCCTCAGGGACTTTCTCACAGAG AGCACTCCTACGGACATGAGAGCTCTGCAGGACTCGACGGAGGACGACAAACTTCACATTCAGATGAATGATGTCATCACCATCATCGATGGAAG ggccGAGCACTATTGGTGGCGTGGGCAGAACCGTCGAACGCTGCGATCGGGCCAGTTTCCCCGCCACGTGGTGACGGCGGTGACGGGCCTGTCGGCGGATGACATCAGCAAGCCACTCAAGCACTCCTTCATCCACACGGGCCACGGGGATACCGACCCGCATCGGAGTTGGGGACACGCCGACCGCATCGACAG TCTCTATTTGGGGAACCCCATGAAGCCCCCCGATGTCCTCGGATTGGAACCCAGCACCTCCAGACCCAGCAAACTCCCCAACCGAGCCAAGA AACAACCACCACCTCGTCCTCCCCAACCCGCGGTTCTTTTCAAGA AACCCTACTACGACTCTGTGATGGAGGACTACGACGATGTCGACGAGGATGGCGCCTCGTCGAGTGTCCGCGCCGGCCCCAAAAGGCCCGGCTTCCCTCCGAGCCTTAAGCTCCGCCCCTGGGAGGGCGGGACCTACCCGGACGCTGGCGAGGTGTCGCTCATCGACTTCACGGACGACAGCTTCAGCTCCGCCACTACGCCTTCGCCGCTCACTGAGAGTCTTCCGTTCGACCGTGATGTCATCAAG GACACACCCTCCATCCTGGATTGGCCCCTCCCACAACCCGCCTACGACGAGGTGGCGTCGGAGCTTCACGACCAATCGGAGGACCGGGAAGTTCTAACCATCAACAAGGGGGCGGTCCAAGAGGTCCCCACCGCCACCTTGGTCCGCAACGAATCGCAGTCGGCCGACCTTTTCCAGGAGCTCCAACGAGAG GTGATGGTGAAGCTTCGGGTTCCCGCGGCAACAGGGCGCTCACTCCCCTCCTCGCCCCTCCCACTGGTGCCGCTCCCCCACCGTCAGATCTACCTCCCGCCACCCACACCCTCATCTGAGCGCCCCGAGCTCCCGCCTCGTTGTCCCGCCCAACATCGCCTCAGCTCCGCCTCCCAAGATCTGGAAGACACGCCCCCTCGGCTGCCACCACGCGACCGGACCCTCTCCCAACCTAGCTCGCGGTCCTCATCGCCCTTGGCGACCGCGACCCTTCCGGTGTCACCTCATCGAGGCGCCGCCTTCGCGTTGGACCCGCTCCACTCCCGCGTGACGACGGAGGGGTCGCAAGGCTCCGCCCACACCCCGTCGCCGGGGCGACCGGCTCTACTGGAAAG aTATGGTGCAGTCAACATGGCGGCAGTCAAACCCATGATCCAGCACCCCAGCCGAGCCAAGCCCAACTCCtcctccaacaacaacaacaacgacgacgACAGCCCAACCTCTGAATCCGCCATTTCCCGGGCCCGGGAAGCCGTGCGTGGCGTCACGTCAGACGAGTGTCAGGCCGCCTTGCGAGCCCACCGTGGCGCCGTCCAACAAGCCATCCAATACTTGAAG GTGGAGCAGTTGTTCCGGGTGGGCTTGAGTTCCCGACGCGAGTGCGAAGCCCTTCTGAGTCGCTGTCAATGGAATTTGGAAGAAGCTGCTTCGCTCATGTTGGATACACACGGACCGCACTGCAATAG aaaTTGA
- the cops9 gene encoding COP9 signalosome complex subunit 9 — protein sequence MKPAVDEMFPEGAGPYVDLDEAGGSSGLLMDLAANEKAVHLDFFNDFEDLFDDDDLQ from the exons ATGAAGCCAGCCGTGGACGAGATGTTTCCAGAAGGAGCCGGACCGTATGTGGATCTAGATGAG GCAGGGGGCAGCAGCGGCCTTTTAATGGATTTGGCAGCCAACGAAAAAGCggttcatttggatttttttaacg ACTTTGAAGACCTTTTTGACGACGACGACCTGCAGTGA
- the otos gene encoding otospiralin isoform X1: MKPWLCLAVLFSVFIFHVTEARVVPEGVPYDEPPAVPYWPYSTSDFWNYVEYFRTIGAYNHINELARAFFAHQHLGDTLGYDSPGGHEH; this comes from the exons ATGAAGCCTTGGCTGTGCCTCGCTgttcttttttctgtttttatcttCCATGTCACTG AAGCCAGAGTCGTTCCGGAGGGag TGCCATACGACGAACCCCCCGCCGTCCCCTACTGGCCGTACTCCACTTCCGATTTCTGGAACTACGTGGAGTACTTCAGGACCATCGGGGCCTACAATCACATCAACGAATTAGCCAGGGCCTTCTTCGCCCACCAGCATTTGGGCGATACTTTGGGCTACGATAGCCCTGGCGGCCATGAGCACTAA
- the and1 gene encoding actinodin1, whose product MAAPRRSAGLAAALLVAVVLAAVVVVMPAPVSALPVAAKTETADKTGESNHKLIRNRRNISWYKQHSDFWNWYKYFTDNGNQEAVQELDRIYLSYLQNKNRAEGRRSYKAYLRHLGEIYKSCADSDDPNCVASYTSRPKPEPPKPAPLKTCDPKKDPYCLYAAMLGGKTPYMLPAALAPPPAPVKSPSPLFARSFAQAKEPQAGYHHYYAPPPPPPASFLSKEQKAELLRICDAEDVECLQYHLRAAFGYSPSTGTPLAHLGCDPKVDPTCKPQPVRKAASGLYLQYPACDPHRDPYCAYATSLAAPRTPNPPPPSGAGSCNPLFEDGCNPLTATKYATPPAAYPEEQSEEAASALRPPPPAAEHYSDPYAMFRDANRVADPYAAYRRPSTPPANDPYAMLRRFMGMAQNDPYAPRPEAAAPESNDPYAAAGRHSVSPRYPYSPPTHEEPAPESNDPYATAGRHGPLPRYPYSPPTHEEPTQVERHPLGPPGKTKEGYDCFIGYDRECFPSRPSEPRSGAHRRVPYAAEAYEPHLKGDGTRDGVLEPSDPHCDPEYDSDCRLRRPEPEQPEATPEAAPADDRQGAERDPYDAEPFQSGYEEPIVSNQPSPPQGMPSLQDILRLYGDQFPEHDDYRKK is encoded by the exons ATGGCCGCCCCGAGGAGGAGCGCCGGCCTCGCCGCCGCATTGCTGGTCGCCGTCGTCCTCGCCGCTGTCGTCGTGGTGATGCCAG CCCCCGTTTCCGCCTTACCCGTCGCCGCCAAGACTGAAACCGCCGATAAAACGGGGGAGTCCAACCACAAGCTGATCCGCAACCGTCGGAACATCAGCTGGTACAAGCAACACTCGGACTTCTGGAACTGGTACAAGTACTTCACGGACAACGGCAACCAGGAGGCG GTTCAGGAACTAGATCGCATCTACCTGTCCTACCTCCAAAACAAAAACCGCGCCGAAGGCCGTCGCTCCTACAAGGCTTACCTGCGCCACCTGGGGGAGATCTACAAATCGTGCGCCGACTCGGACGACCCCAATTGCGTGGCGTCGTACACCAGCAGGCCTAAACCCGAGCCCCCCAAGCCGGCGCCGCTCAAAACCTGCGACCCCAAGAAGGACCCCTACTGTCTCTACGCCGCCATGTTGGGCGGAAAGACTCCTTACATGTTGCCCGCCGCCCTGGCTCCGCCCCCTGCCCCCGTCAAGTCCCCCTCCCCCTTATTTGCACGCTCCTTCGCCCAGGCTAAAGAGCCCCAGGCGggttaccaccactactacgcaccaccaccgccaccaccggCTTCTTTCCTCTCCAAG gagCAGAAGGCGGAGCTTCTTCGCATCTGCGACGCAGAAGATGTAGAATGTCTTCAGTACCACCTGCGAGCCGCTTTCGGGTATTCGCCATCCACCGGGACTCCGCTGGCCCACCTGGGTTGCGACCCCAAAGTGGACCCCACCTGTAAACCCCAGCCCGTCCGGAAGGCCGCTTCGGGTCTCTACCTGCAGTACCCCGCCTGCGACCCCCACCGGGACCCCTACTGCGCCTACGCCACCTCCCTAGCG GCACCCCGGACCCCCAACCCGCCACCCCCATCGGGCGCCGGATCCTGCAACCCCCTTTTCGAAGATGGCTGCAACCCCCTCACTGCCACCAAATACGCCACGCCCCCCGCGGCGTACCCAGAGGAACAAAGCGAGGAGGCGGCGTCCGCCCTCCGCCCGCCCCCTCCCGCCGCCGAGCACTACAGCGACCCCTACGCCATGTTCAGAGACGCCAACAGAGTGGCCGACCCTTACGCGGCGTACCGCCGTCCCAGCACCCCGCCCGCTAACGACCCTTACGCCATGTTGCGGCGCTTCATGGGGATGGCGCAAAACGATCCCTACGCCCCCCGCCCGGAGGCCGCCGCCCCCGAGTCCAACGATCCTTACGCCGCCGCGGGACGCCACAGTGTTTCGCCACGCTACCCGTACTCTCCGCCCACTCACGAGGAGCCCGCCCCCGAGTCCAACGATCCCTACGCCACCGCGGGACGTCACGGTCCTTTGCCACGCTACCCGTATTCCCCGCCCACTCACGAGGAGCCCACCCAGGTGGAGCGCCACCCTCTAGGGCCGCCGGGTAAAACCAAAGAGGGATACGACTGCTTCATCGGCTACGACCGTGAGTGCTTCCCGTCCCGTCCATCCGAGCCTCGCTCTGGCGCTCACCGCCGCGTCCCCTACGCCGCCGAGGCCTACGAGCCCCACCTGAAGGGCGACGGCACCCGCGACGGCGTCCTGGAGCCCAGCGACCCGCACTGCGACCCTGAATACGACAGCGACTGCCGTCTGCGCCGCCCGGAACCCGAACAGCCGGAGGCCACGCCCGAAGCCGCCCCCGCCGACGACAGGCAGGGAGCGGAACGCGACCCCTACGATGCGGAACCCTTCCAGAGCGGTTACGAAGAGCCCATCGTGTCCAATCAGCCGTCTCCCCCGCAGGGAATGCCGAGCCTCCAGGACATACTGCGCCTTTACGGCGACCAGTTCCCCGAGCACGATGACTACCgcaagaaataa
- the otos gene encoding otospiralin isoform X2, translating into MKPWLCLAVLFSVFIFHVTARVVPEGVPYDEPPAVPYWPYSTSDFWNYVEYFRTIGAYNHINELARAFFAHQHLGDTLGYDSPGGHEH; encoded by the exons ATGAAGCCTTGGCTGTGCCTCGCTgttcttttttctgtttttatcttCCATGTCACTG CCAGAGTCGTTCCGGAGGGag TGCCATACGACGAACCCCCCGCCGTCCCCTACTGGCCGTACTCCACTTCCGATTTCTGGAACTACGTGGAGTACTTCAGGACCATCGGGGCCTACAATCACATCAACGAATTAGCCAGGGCCTTCTTCGCCCACCAGCATTTGGGCGATACTTTGGGCTACGATAGCCCTGGCGGCCATGAGCACTAA